In the Brucella anthropi ATCC 49188 genome, one interval contains:
- a CDS encoding HigA family addiction module antitoxin has translation MPMTVRKPATVGEILVEEFMQPWELTQSALSGAMGVPRKYVNELCNDRRTVTAPTAFILARVFDNSPDFWVNVQRRTDLWEAMHSPRERERIERAKLLASAA, from the coding sequence ATGCCGATGACCGTACGTAAGCCCGCGACAGTTGGTGAAATTCTGGTGGAAGAGTTCATGCAGCCTTGGGAATTGACACAATCGGCGTTGTCCGGGGCGATGGGGGTTCCGCGCAAGTATGTGAACGAGCTTTGCAACGACCGCCGTACGGTGACGGCTCCGACCGCGTTCATTCTGGCGCGTGTGTTCGACAATAGCCCTGACTTCTGGGTGAACGTGCAGCGCCGGACGGATTTGTGGGAAGCGATGCATTCGCCGCGCGAGCGTGAGCGGATCGAACGGGCCAAGCTGCTCGCTTCCGCAGCATGA
- a CDS encoding IS1380 family transposase — MNDHTVPLSGLSPIDGKNVVARFDGGMLSSDGGLLALNEVEKRYRIAERLAGCIKDPRRSDQIVHGLSTMISFRIQMIAAGYEDGNDANRLRSDPVFKMAHNSLPSGRSLASQSTMCRLENLPDVRELLAMGQAMIDLYCASFRQVPKRIVLDIDDTFDAVHGCQQLRLFNAHHDEYGFQPIVVFDGDGRFVAAVLRPAKRPGGAEIRAHLRRLVRMIRNNWPNTCILIRADSHYTSPLVIDWCRANDVDFILGVAPTTTLRKRFETSAKAGKVRRFTEFFDGAASWSRVERIIARMEAGAQGTDTRFIVTNLTGNRPKTLYEGVYCRRGMAENHIKSWKTHLAADRTSCTRATANQFRLFLHAGAYWLMWGLRAAMPKRSRFAVAQFDTLRLRLIKIAARVIEMKTQIRLHLPTSCPSQNILRLVLERIPKLAT; from the coding sequence ATGAACGATCATACGGTGCCGCTGAGCGGTTTGTCACCCATTGATGGCAAGAATGTTGTTGCCCGGTTTGACGGCGGAATGCTGTCATCGGATGGTGGCCTTCTGGCTTTGAATGAAGTCGAGAAGCGCTATCGTATTGCCGAGCGCCTGGCAGGCTGCATCAAGGATCCGCGCCGTTCAGATCAGATTGTACATGGTCTTTCGACGATGATCAGCTTCCGCATACAGATGATTGCAGCAGGTTATGAGGATGGCAATGATGCCAACCGGCTTCGCAGCGATCCGGTCTTCAAGATGGCGCACAATAGTTTGCCCTCAGGCCGGTCGCTGGCCTCTCAATCAACGATGTGTCGGCTGGAGAACCTTCCGGACGTTCGTGAACTCCTCGCCATGGGCCAGGCCATGATCGACCTTTACTGCGCCTCCTTCCGGCAGGTACCGAAGCGGATCGTGCTTGATATTGATGATACTTTTGATGCTGTTCACGGTTGCCAGCAGCTTCGCCTGTTCAATGCCCATCATGACGAATACGGTTTTCAGCCGATTGTCGTCTTCGATGGTGACGGCCGGTTCGTCGCCGCAGTGCTACGCCCGGCCAAGCGACCAGGCGGCGCTGAAATCCGCGCCCACCTGCGCCGCCTTGTACGGATGATCCGAAACAACTGGCCCAATACCTGTATTCTGATCCGGGCCGACAGCCATTACACCAGCCCACTCGTCATTGACTGGTGTCGCGCCAATGACGTTGACTTCATCCTTGGCGTGGCGCCGACCACGACACTGCGCAAGCGCTTCGAGACCTCGGCAAAGGCGGGCAAGGTGCGCAGGTTCACGGAATTCTTCGATGGGGCGGCGAGCTGGAGCCGGGTGGAACGCATCATCGCGCGTATGGAAGCTGGTGCCCAGGGGACAGATACCCGCTTCATCGTGACCAACCTCACAGGCAACAGACCGAAAACGCTTTATGAGGGCGTCTACTGCCGACGTGGCATGGCCGAGAACCATATCAAGTCGTGGAAGACGCATCTGGCGGCTGACCGCACGTCTTGCACCAGAGCCACCGCCAACCAGTTCCGCCTCTTCCTGCATGCTGGGGCCTATTGGCTGATGTGGGGCCTGCGCGCTGCGATGCCGAAACGCTCACGCTTCGCCGTCGCTCAGTTCGACACATTGCGGCTGCGCCTGATCAAGATCGCAGCGCGAGTGATCGAAATGAAGACCCAGATCCGTCTCCATCTGCCGACCTCTTGCCCAAGCCAGAATATCCTGCGCCTCGTGCTTGAACGCATTCCAAAGCTGGCAACTTAA
- a CDS encoding type II toxin-antitoxin system VapC family toxin, whose protein sequence is MMIVDASAIIAILFDEVEAPECMDALQSDTARLISAVNYVEAGTVLAGRIREGDRHAAIADLDAFLADFGILVASIDDRLARAAMKARVEYGKGFGTRAGLNFGDCFAYALAKRHSAPLLYVGDDFALTDIQSALSRGPCQG, encoded by the coding sequence ATGATGATTGTCGACGCATCAGCGATCATAGCGATCCTCTTCGATGAGGTGGAAGCGCCGGAGTGCATGGATGCTCTCCAGTCTGATACGGCGCGTCTGATATCGGCGGTGAATTACGTCGAGGCCGGTACAGTTCTTGCGGGCAGGATCAGGGAGGGAGATCGGCATGCTGCGATTGCCGATCTGGATGCATTCCTTGCTGATTTCGGCATCTTGGTTGCGTCCATAGATGACAGGCTTGCACGAGCTGCGATGAAGGCGCGGGTGGAATACGGCAAGGGATTTGGAACGAGAGCCGGTTTGAACTTCGGTGATTGTTTTGCCTATGCCTTGGCAAAACGGCATTCCGCTCCCCTTCTCTATGTCGGTGATGACTTTGCGCTGACTGACATTCAATCCGCGCTATCACGCGGCCCCTGCCAAGGCTAG
- a CDS encoding glutathione ABC transporter substrate-binding protein, with the protein MKLKNLLFSSALAAVMMLPGATAWAKSLTVAVPNNLTGLDPTNINDTLSQTSLRLIYQGLFGFDKDMKLIPLLAESYEANGEATEFTIKIRKGIKFHDGSDFNAEAVKVNIERLANPDNKLSRRSLVSMVKEVQIVDDATVKLILKEPFGAMIASLAHPGAMIISPAALEKYGKEIGRNPVGTGPFKFKNWSADTLEVVKNDNYWKEGLPKIDGVTVRSVPESGARFAMLQTGEAQFIPSFPPELMQVAEKNPNVEVDKDPSIVEWYVSLNNLKKPFDDVRVRHALNYAVDKKAYCKIVYNDLCEPADSIIPKNLAFHVPVGNYEYNLDKAKELMTEAGLENGFETEIWANSNTESIRAVQFIQQQLAQINVKVNVMPLETGVAAQKIWSIEKPEDAAVQMYYGGWSASTGDADWGIRPLLYGQSFPPAMFNVAYFKDAKVDAAIEGAISTADPARRAEFYADAQKAAWEGAPWIFLGVNQNLSAKTKSLSGVYMLPDRGFLLEEAAFAD; encoded by the coding sequence ATGAAACTGAAGAACTTGCTGTTTTCGTCGGCGTTGGCCGCCGTGATGATGCTCCCGGGCGCGACGGCCTGGGCGAAATCCCTTACCGTTGCGGTACCAAATAACCTGACAGGTCTTGATCCAACGAACATCAATGACACGCTGTCGCAGACCTCGCTTCGTCTTATCTATCAGGGTCTTTTTGGCTTCGACAAGGATATGAAACTCATTCCTCTGCTGGCTGAAAGCTATGAAGCCAATGGCGAAGCGACCGAATTTACCATCAAGATTCGCAAAGGTATCAAGTTCCACGACGGCTCGGATTTCAATGCCGAAGCAGTCAAGGTCAATATCGAACGTCTTGCCAACCCAGACAACAAGCTTTCGCGCCGCAGCCTGGTCTCAATGGTCAAGGAAGTGCAGATTGTTGACGATGCTACAGTCAAATTGATCCTCAAGGAACCGTTTGGCGCGATGATCGCTTCGCTTGCTCATCCAGGTGCTATGATCATTTCACCGGCCGCGCTTGAAAAATATGGCAAGGAGATCGGACGCAATCCGGTCGGAACCGGCCCGTTCAAGTTCAAAAACTGGTCGGCAGATACGCTTGAAGTCGTGAAAAATGACAACTACTGGAAAGAGGGGCTTCCCAAGATCGATGGCGTTACGGTTCGTTCAGTGCCGGAATCGGGCGCGCGCTTTGCAATGCTCCAGACGGGTGAAGCCCAGTTTATCCCTTCCTTCCCTCCTGAACTGATGCAGGTCGCCGAAAAGAACCCGAATGTCGAGGTCGACAAAGATCCTTCTATCGTCGAGTGGTACGTTTCTCTCAATAATCTGAAAAAGCCTTTCGATGACGTTCGCGTCCGGCACGCGCTCAATTACGCCGTAGACAAGAAAGCCTATTGCAAGATCGTCTATAACGATCTTTGCGAGCCGGCAGATTCGATCATTCCCAAGAACCTTGCTTTCCATGTTCCGGTTGGTAATTACGAGTACAATCTCGACAAGGCCAAAGAATTGATGACGGAAGCAGGCCTGGAGAATGGTTTCGAAACGGAAATCTGGGCGAACTCCAATACGGAATCCATACGTGCGGTTCAGTTCATCCAGCAGCAACTGGCACAGATCAATGTGAAGGTGAACGTAATGCCGCTTGAGACTGGCGTTGCTGCGCAGAAAATCTGGTCCATCGAGAAGCCGGAGGATGCTGCCGTACAGATGTATTATGGCGGCTGGTCTGCTTCGACAGGTGATGCCGATTGGGGTATTCGTCCGCTGCTTTATGGCCAGAGCTTTCCGCCAGCAATGTTCAACGTTGCTTACTTCAAGGACGCAAAGGTCGATGCTGCCATCGAAGGTGCAATCAGCACGGCTGATCCGGCCAGGCGGGCAGAATTCTACGCGGACGCACAAAAGGCCGCCTGGGAAGGCGCGCCCTGGATATTCCTCGGTGTGAACCAGAACCTATCGGCCAAGACCAAGTCGCTTTCCGGCGTCTATATGCTTCCCGATCGTGGTTTCCTGCTCGAAGAAGCAGCATTTGCTGACTAA
- a CDS encoding ABC transporter permease subunit, whose protein sequence is MSTTTVLVEPSQKMRRPLAEFWRRFKKQKVALVALVFIIALVLAAILAPVLAPYDPSTPDYNAVLQGPSAGHWAGTDAYGRDIFSRIIWGARISLAVGFLSVTLGALFGVTLGIVSGFYGGWVDSIIMRFCDLLLAFPGILLAIAVIAVLGPGITNVIYAVAIFSIPVFARLARGTTLQLKRTVYVDASRAIGVADRVIMLRHILPGTLPNVIVYFSMRIGTSILTAAALSFIGLGAQPPSPEWGAMLADGRTYMGVADHLTLFPGIAIFVTVLGFNLFGDGLRDALDPKLRSD, encoded by the coding sequence ATGAGCACGACAACCGTTTTGGTGGAACCCTCCCAGAAAATGCGCAGACCATTAGCTGAATTCTGGCGGCGGTTCAAAAAGCAGAAGGTGGCCCTCGTGGCGCTCGTCTTCATCATTGCTTTGGTACTGGCGGCAATTCTGGCTCCCGTGCTCGCGCCCTACGATCCGAGTACACCCGACTATAATGCTGTTCTGCAAGGACCCAGTGCCGGGCATTGGGCAGGAACGGATGCCTACGGACGGGACATATTCAGCCGTATTATCTGGGGTGCGCGCATTTCGCTTGCCGTTGGCTTTCTTTCGGTGACGCTGGGTGCTCTTTTTGGTGTCACTCTGGGTATCGTTTCCGGGTTTTACGGCGGTTGGGTGGATTCGATTATCATGCGATTCTGCGATCTGCTGCTTGCTTTCCCAGGCATTCTGCTTGCTATAGCTGTAATTGCTGTGCTCGGACCTGGTATTACCAATGTGATCTACGCAGTCGCAATCTTCTCTATTCCGGTTTTTGCCCGACTTGCGCGCGGTACGACGTTGCAGTTGAAGCGAACCGTCTATGTCGATGCATCGCGGGCCATCGGCGTGGCTGATCGCGTTATCATGCTTCGTCATATCTTGCCCGGCACCTTGCCAAACGTCATCGTCTATTTTTCGATGCGTATAGGCACCTCCATTCTGACAGCCGCTGCCTTGTCCTTCATCGGTCTCGGCGCACAACCGCCAAGTCCCGAATGGGGCGCCATGCTGGCTGATGGCCGGACCTATATGGGCGTAGCTGACCATTTGACGTTATTCCCCGGCATCGCAATTTTTGTCACCGTGCTGGGCTTCAATCTTTTTGGCGATGGCTTGCGCGACGCGCTCGATCCGAAGCTACGATCCGACTGA
- a CDS encoding type II toxin-antitoxin system VapB family antitoxin produces the protein MALSIKTDEADRLARELSRLTGETMTDAITQAMRERLDRLRAEREAQRDYVARMKAFVRERASRYDRRPVTKQEWDEAVGDTSEEPGYHQ, from the coding sequence ATGGCCTTGAGCATCAAGACCGATGAAGCAGACCGGTTGGCGCGGGAACTATCCCGTCTTACCGGCGAGACCATGACTGACGCTATCACTCAGGCCATGCGAGAGCGACTGGACCGGCTTCGTGCCGAGCGCGAGGCGCAGCGCGATTACGTTGCGCGTATGAAAGCTTTCGTTCGTGAGCGTGCCAGTCGTTATGACCGCCGTCCGGTTACGAAACAGGAATGGGACGAAGCCGTCGGCGATACCTCAGAAGAGCCAGGCTATCATCAATGA
- a CDS encoding M55 family metallopeptidase: MRIYISADIEGVAGVVAPAQGQAGHAEYEKARILMTEEVNAVIEGLVEAGATEILVNDSHGPMTNILPSLLHPAADLLLGKPKPMNMACGLTAEFDLFLMVGHHSMAGKGGVLAHTTNGFAFREVRINNLPYGEPGIYGAYAGELGVPVGLVSGDDCTRDENIGFFPDAEFIVVKQSFGHRAARQISVQRARAMLREGAIRAVREAGSKKAFRLNGPYKTEFLMSNAALADQMAILPPARRVDAVTVGFDCVTMAEVVGWMTALSAMSFALR; the protein is encoded by the coding sequence ATGCGAATCTATATCTCCGCCGATATTGAGGGAGTTGCAGGTGTAGTTGCTCCAGCGCAAGGGCAGGCTGGTCATGCGGAATATGAGAAGGCGCGCATTCTCATGACCGAGGAAGTAAACGCCGTAATCGAGGGGTTGGTAGAAGCGGGCGCGACCGAAATCCTTGTCAACGACTCTCACGGGCCGATGACAAATATCCTGCCATCTCTGCTGCATCCGGCAGCCGATCTGCTTCTGGGCAAGCCTAAACCGATGAACATGGCCTGCGGTTTGACGGCTGAGTTCGATCTGTTCCTTATGGTCGGGCATCATTCCATGGCCGGCAAGGGTGGGGTGCTTGCTCACACCACAAACGGTTTTGCATTCCGGGAAGTCCGCATCAACAACTTGCCTTACGGGGAACCGGGTATTTACGGTGCTTATGCTGGAGAGCTTGGCGTTCCAGTTGGTCTGGTTTCCGGCGATGATTGCACGAGGGACGAGAATATTGGATTTTTCCCGGATGCTGAATTTATCGTTGTCAAACAATCTTTCGGTCACCGGGCTGCGCGACAGATATCCGTTCAGCGGGCGCGCGCTATGCTAAGGGAAGGGGCGATACGTGCAGTCCGAGAAGCTGGTAGTAAAAAAGCCTTCCGGCTGAATGGGCCATACAAGACAGAATTCTTGATGAGCAATGCGGCACTCGCCGATCAAATGGCAATACTCCCCCCAGCCAGACGGGTTGATGCCGTCACGGTGGGTTTTGATTGTGTGACAATGGCAGAGGTGGTCGGCTGGATGACGGCACTTTCCGCCATGAGTTTCGCGTTGCGCTGA
- a CDS encoding dipeptide ABC transporter ATP-binding protein, whose product MSVKPNKPVEAPIVRVENVSVDFKGDDGTFRAVRNLSFEIRPGETLAVVGESGSGKSVTSLAIMRLVEFGGGKITEGAIEFTNRDGVTHDLTRFALDEMEGIRGNDIAMIFQEPMTSLNPVFTVGEQIAEAVRLHQKCSSAEARAEALRMLEKVRIPDARRILDRHPHQLSGGMRQRVMIAMALSCRPRLLIADEPTTALDVTIQAQILRLIRLLQEEMGMAVLFITHDMGVVAEVADKVLVMRSGEKVEEGTVETIFAAPQHSYTRALLAAVPRLGALNGENLPRRFPLLKADDSGSDSFAEYPPQDTIKSPDPVLQVRDLVTRFDIRNGLFSKLTGRVHAVEQVSFSLHQGETLALVGESGCGKSTTGRTIMMLQEATSGAVLYNGKDIFKLGRAEKQSIRRKIQYVFQDPFASLDPRLTVGFSIAEPLITHGLAKGAEIHERVVELLRDVGLRPEHAHRYPHQFSGGQRQRICIARALAGDPDILITDEAVAALDVSIQAQVINLMMELQEKRGLSYIFISHDMAVVERISHRVAVMYLGQIVEIGPRRQIFENPQHLYTRRLLSAVPIADPQRRERSRPLIEGEIPSPVRSPDDMPLVSSLIEVEPGHFVARHPIGDFH is encoded by the coding sequence ATGTCAGTGAAACCGAATAAGCCGGTAGAAGCACCGATCGTACGCGTTGAAAATGTCAGTGTTGATTTCAAGGGCGATGATGGCACGTTTCGTGCGGTCAGGAATTTGTCGTTCGAGATCCGACCGGGTGAAACGCTGGCAGTTGTGGGCGAATCCGGATCCGGTAAATCTGTCACCTCTCTTGCGATCATGCGCCTTGTGGAATTCGGTGGCGGCAAGATTACGGAAGGCGCTATCGAATTTACCAACCGCGATGGAGTTACACACGACCTTACCAGATTCGCGCTTGATGAGATGGAAGGTATTCGCGGCAACGATATCGCGATGATTTTCCAGGAGCCGATGACCTCTCTCAACCCGGTTTTCACTGTTGGCGAGCAGATTGCCGAAGCGGTGCGTTTGCATCAGAAATGTTCTTCTGCTGAAGCACGGGCTGAAGCACTGCGCATGTTGGAAAAGGTCCGTATTCCCGATGCCAGGCGCATACTTGACCGTCATCCGCACCAGTTGTCGGGTGGCATGCGTCAGCGTGTCATGATTGCCATGGCTCTTTCTTGCCGGCCGCGCCTGCTGATCGCCGATGAGCCTACCACGGCTCTGGACGTCACCATTCAGGCGCAGATTCTGCGTCTCATCCGCTTGCTGCAGGAAGAGATGGGCATGGCCGTACTCTTCATCACTCACGATATGGGCGTTGTGGCGGAAGTCGCAGACAAGGTACTTGTTATGCGTAGCGGCGAGAAAGTGGAAGAAGGCACAGTAGAAACCATTTTTGCTGCACCGCAACACTCTTATACCCGCGCGTTGCTTGCCGCAGTGCCACGTCTTGGAGCCCTTAACGGTGAAAACCTTCCGCGTCGTTTTCCTCTATTGAAAGCAGATGACAGCGGCTCGGACAGTTTTGCCGAGTATCCTCCGCAAGACACGATCAAATCACCTGACCCGGTATTGCAGGTGCGTGATCTGGTGACACGGTTCGATATCAGGAATGGGCTCTTCTCGAAACTCACTGGTCGCGTGCATGCTGTGGAACAGGTCAGTTTCAGTTTGCACCAGGGTGAAACACTGGCGCTGGTCGGTGAATCGGGTTGTGGCAAGTCAACGACCGGACGCACAATTATGATGCTTCAGGAAGCCACTTCTGGAGCGGTCCTCTACAATGGCAAGGATATTTTCAAACTTGGAAGAGCGGAAAAGCAATCCATTCGCCGCAAGATCCAATACGTCTTTCAGGACCCGTTCGCATCCCTCGATCCGCGCCTGACTGTAGGCTTTTCAATTGCGGAACCGTTAATCACCCACGGACTCGCAAAAGGGGCGGAAATTCACGAGCGTGTAGTGGAATTGCTTCGGGATGTAGGTCTGCGGCCAGAACATGCACATCGTTATCCACATCAGTTCTCGGGCGGGCAACGTCAGCGCATCTGTATAGCGCGTGCTCTTGCGGGAGACCCCGATATTCTCATTACCGACGAGGCGGTTGCCGCGCTTGATGTCTCCATTCAGGCTCAGGTCATTAATCTGATGATGGAACTGCAGGAAAAACGCGGACTTTCCTACATATTCATCAGTCACGACATGGCGGTTGTTGAGCGGATATCCCATCGTGTGGCGGTGATGTATCTCGGGCAGATCGTTGAAATTGGTCCGCGGCGCCAGATTTTCGAGAATCCACAACATCTCTATACGCGACGGCTTCTCTCTGCGGTTCCAATTGCCGATCCCCAGCGACGTGAGCGCAGTCGCCCGCTTATCGAGGGGGAAATCCCAAGCCCGGTGCGTTCACCGGACGACATGCCGCTCGTCAGCTCTCTTATCGAGGTGGAGCCTGGCCATTTCGTAGCACGCCATCCCATCGGCGATTTTCATTGA
- the gsiC gene encoding glutathione ABC transporter permease GsiC encodes MFSYLIKRLVATLPVIVLVMVCVFAFVHMLPGDPARLVAGPDASPQDVAAVRSSLGLDRPLPEQFTRYIARAAQGDFGVSLKTRRSVTEEIGERLMPTVWLTVFAMLWSSLLGLLIGVISAVKRGKWPDYAGMIVAVSGISFPPFWLGLLLINIFSVKLGWFPTGGYGTWQHYVMPSFTLGVGVAAVMARFTRSAFIEIAREDYVRTARAKGVPERRVIWKHALRNALIPIITMVGLQFGFLLGGSIVVESVFSWPGVGRLLVDSVSYRDYPVIQALILLFSLQFIFINLLVDVLYAFANPEIRYK; translated from the coding sequence ATGTTTTCCTATCTCATCAAACGGCTTGTTGCCACCCTACCTGTCATCGTGCTGGTGATGGTTTGCGTTTTCGCCTTTGTGCATATGCTGCCAGGCGATCCCGCCCGCCTCGTGGCAGGGCCTGACGCCAGCCCGCAGGATGTTGCCGCAGTTCGTTCGTCGCTTGGGCTGGATAGACCGTTGCCGGAGCAATTCACGCGCTATATAGCGCGCGCAGCTCAGGGCGACTTCGGTGTTTCGCTGAAAACGCGTCGTTCGGTCACCGAGGAGATTGGCGAACGCCTGATGCCTACCGTCTGGCTCACCGTATTTGCAATGCTCTGGTCATCGCTTCTCGGTTTGCTCATTGGCGTGATTTCCGCAGTAAAACGGGGCAAATGGCCTGATTATGCCGGAATGATCGTTGCAGTATCCGGCATTTCATTTCCGCCATTCTGGCTGGGCCTGTTGCTGATCAATATCTTTTCGGTGAAACTTGGCTGGTTTCCGACCGGCGGGTACGGTACGTGGCAGCATTACGTGATGCCTTCATTCACCCTCGGGGTAGGAGTTGCAGCCGTGATGGCGCGCTTTACCCGCTCAGCGTTTATCGAAATTGCGCGGGAGGATTATGTTCGCACAGCACGTGCCAAAGGCGTGCCGGAGCGCAGGGTCATATGGAAACATGCGCTGCGCAACGCTTTGATCCCAATTATTACAATGGTCGGTCTGCAATTCGGCTTTCTGCTCGGTGGATCGATTGTGGTCGAAAGCGTTTTCTCTTGGCCAGGTGTAGGAAGACTGCTGGTCGATTCCGTTTCCTATCGCGATTATCCCGTCATACAGGCATTGATCCTGCTGTTTTCGCTACAGTTCATCTTCATCAATTTGCTGGTTGACGTTCTTTATGCCTTTGCAAACCCGGAGATCCGCTACAAATGA
- a CDS encoding isoaspartyl peptidase/L-asparaginase family protein, translating to MSETMPVIALHGGAGTILKSIMTPEREAAYHAALRACLEAGLNILREGGTSLDAVTASVMALEDDPLFNAGRGAVYTTDSTHEMDAAIMNGMTRECGSISGICGPRHPILAARAVMETTEHVFLAGDGARRFCENAGLEMQSPEWFGTEHRLHALKVEMDRRKKGLPDDGDPARKHGTVGAVALDRFGHLAAATSTGGMTAKTPGRVGDSPVIGAGTWADDATAAISATGHGEYFIRRAVGHEIDARMRWAGQDLHKAAGDVVTELGEIGGSGGLVAVDAKGNICLPFNSPGMHRAWCGVDGVVHTGIYHH from the coding sequence ATGTCTGAAACGATGCCGGTTATCGCGCTACATGGTGGTGCGGGAACGATACTGAAATCTATTATGACGCCGGAGCGCGAAGCGGCCTATCATGCTGCCTTACGCGCCTGTCTCGAGGCGGGGCTAAATATTCTGCGCGAGGGTGGCACATCGCTCGATGCTGTAACGGCTTCGGTCATGGCATTGGAAGACGACCCGTTGTTCAACGCGGGACGTGGCGCGGTCTATACCACCGACAGCACCCACGAAATGGATGCGGCCATCATGAATGGAATGACGCGTGAATGCGGTTCGATTTCAGGAATTTGCGGCCCGCGTCACCCCATACTTGCTGCACGCGCGGTGATGGAAACGACCGAGCATGTATTTCTGGCCGGTGATGGCGCCAGGCGTTTCTGTGAAAATGCCGGTCTTGAAATGCAAAGCCCGGAATGGTTCGGTACGGAACATCGGCTCCATGCCCTCAAGGTCGAAATGGACCGTCGCAAGAAGGGGCTTCCCGATGACGGCGATCCTGCTCGCAAGCACGGAACCGTCGGGGCGGTCGCGCTCGATCGCTTCGGTCATCTCGCTGCAGCAACTTCTACAGGTGGCATGACCGCCAAGACGCCCGGTCGCGTCGGTGATAGTCCCGTTATTGGCGCCGGAACCTGGGCGGACGATGCCACTGCGGCCATTTCGGCAACTGGACATGGCGAATATTTTATTCGCCGGGCGGTTGGACACGAGATAGATGCGCGTATGCGCTGGGCAGGGCAGGACTTGCACAAAGCAGCAGGCGACGTCGTGACCGAACTTGGTGAAATCGGCGGTTCAGGCGGGCTTGTGGCCGTGGACGCAAAGGGCAATATCTGCCTGCCCTTCAATAGCCCGGGCATGCATCGTGCATGGTGCGGTGTGGACGGTGTCGTTCATACCGGAATCTATCACCATTGA
- a CDS encoding ABC transporter substrate-binding protein, translating to MKHIAKFIAAGTLTLCMAGTAPASEVTLDVLYAQSGFAKFHDPISQAFMKEHPDIKIKFRAPAKDYDEGHLLMQRLAVTNQLPDIYFPGYHLMPELARTLSKRNQIVDLKPFLDAEPQNWITENYSQSMLDIGVVDGTKYGMAFNASLPILYVNESAVEKAGLDPKEVPATWDDLLARAKKIHDADPKMAGIGYTIYDWPDDWLWQTILRQKGTQLVEPETGNAGFDNEKGLAALKILRRIVTEGGENLLEFEQARQQFAAGQTAYFIDTPARLAQIIGLVGDRFKLNTIRVPVDDKENGGLPTGGAAGIILSQDEAVQKAAWEYLKFATGPKGQSIVVETTGYLPTNKLADGADYLAPFYEKEPRFKTVASQIELARPWEGYPTGSSVRIWRAERDIIAKVMRGDLTPEDGLPMLVKTVDEMTK from the coding sequence ATGAAACATATAGCAAAATTCATCGCCGCCGGAACCCTGACGCTTTGTATGGCGGGAACGGCACCCGCCTCCGAGGTGACACTGGACGTGCTCTACGCACAATCCGGCTTCGCGAAGTTCCATGATCCAATTTCGCAAGCCTTCATGAAGGAACACCCGGATATCAAGATAAAATTCCGGGCTCCTGCCAAGGACTACGACGAAGGCCATCTCCTGATGCAGCGGCTGGCCGTCACCAATCAGCTTCCAGACATCTACTTTCCCGGCTATCATCTTATGCCCGAGCTTGCGCGCACTTTGTCCAAGCGCAATCAGATCGTGGACCTCAAGCCGTTTCTGGATGCCGAACCACAAAACTGGATAACGGAGAATTATTCACAGTCCATGCTCGATATCGGCGTTGTAGATGGTACCAAATACGGTATGGCCTTCAACGCGTCGCTCCCAATTCTTTACGTCAATGAAAGCGCCGTCGAGAAAGCAGGTTTGGACCCCAAGGAGGTACCGGCGACCTGGGACGATCTTCTGGCGCGCGCCAAGAAAATCCATGACGCAGACCCGAAGATGGCGGGTATCGGTTATACAATCTACGATTGGCCCGACGATTGGCTCTGGCAGACCATTTTGCGGCAGAAAGGAACGCAGCTCGTCGAGCCTGAAACGGGAAATGCCGGTTTCGACAATGAAAAGGGTCTGGCAGCCCTCAAAATTCTCCGTCGTATCGTGACTGAGGGCGGCGAGAATTTGTTGGAATTTGAACAGGCGCGCCAGCAATTCGCAGCCGGACAAACAGCCTATTTCATCGATACACCCGCCCGCCTTGCACAGATTATCGGTCTTGTAGGAGACCGCTTCAAACTGAACACGATAAGAGTACCGGTTGACGATAAGGAAAATGGCGGCCTCCCGACGGGCGGCGCGGCGGGCATCATTCTTTCACAAGATGAGGCAGTGCAAAAGGCGGCCTGGGAATATCTGAAATTCGCCACCGGTCCGAAAGGACAGAGTATCGTGGTAGAAACGACAGGATATCTGCCGACGAACAAACTGGCTGACGGCGCTGATTATCTTGCTCCTTTTTACGAAAAGGAACCGCGCTTCAAAACAGTGGCATCCCAAATCGAGCTGGCGCGCCCGTGGGAGGGCTATCCGACCGGATCGTCGGTGCGCATCTGGCGCGCGGAACGCGACATCATTGCCAAGGTTATGCGGGGCGATCTTACCCCCGAAGACGGCCTGCCTATGCTCGTGAAGACGGTCGATGAAATGACGAAGTAA